The following are from one region of the Nicotiana tomentosiformis chromosome 7, ASM39032v3, whole genome shotgun sequence genome:
- the LOC104097835 gene encoding steroid 5-alpha-reductase DET2, translated as MFTDQNIYHYSLLSLFVIAPPTFLALQFLTAPYGKHHRSGWGPTISPPLAWFLMESPTLWLTLLLFPFGQNHNNPLSFILISPYLFHYINRTIIYPIKLAGKSRIARREIKNPPPESGFPVSIAMMAFAFNLLNAYVQARWVSHYADFNADEWFWLRFAGGIVVFTAGMTLNVWADKVLVGLKGEGGGYKIPKGGLFEYVSCPNYLGEIVEWLGWALMTWSWAGFGFFLYTFANLVPRACANHEWYLQKFGEDYPRKRKAVIPFLY; from the coding sequence ATGTTTACAGATCAAAATATCTATCACTACAGTCTCCTCTCTCTCTTCGTCATCGCCCCACCCACCTTCCTAGCCTTGCAATTCCTCACCGCCCCTTATGGAAAACACCACCGGTCCGGTTGGGGTCCCACAATTTCACCACCGTTAGCTTGGTTCTTAATGGAGAGTCCAACACTTTGGCTCACGCTTCTCCTCTTTCCCTTTGGGCAAAATCACAACAACCCATTATCATTTATCCTCATTTCTCCTTACCTTTTTCATTACATCAATCGTACCATCATTTACCCAATTAAGCTCGCCGGAAAATCAAGAATTGCTCGCCGGGAAATCAAGAATCCCCCGCCGGAAAGTGGCTTTCCGGTGAGTATCGCGATGATGGCTTTTGCGTTTAATCTCTTGAATGCTTATGTACAAGCTAGATGGGTTTCTCATTATGCTGACTTTAATGCTGATGAGTGGTTTTGGCTTCGGTTTGCCGGCGGGATAGTGGTTTTCACCGCCGGTATGACGTTAAACGTTTGGGCTGATAAAGTGTTAGTGGGCCTGAAGGGTGAAGGGGGTGGATATAAGATACCAAAAGGTGGGCTTTTTGAATATGTGAGCTGTCCAAATTATTTGGGGGAGATAGTGGAGTGGTTGGGCTGGGCTTTGATGACCTGGTCTTGGGCTGGGTTTGGGTTTTTTCTGTATACATTTGCTAATTTGGTTCCTAGAGCTTGTGCTAATCATGAATGGTATTTGCAGAAATTTGGAGAAGATTATCCTAGGAAAAGAAAAGCTGTTATTCCATTTTTATATTAA